The sequence below is a genomic window from Salinispira pacifica.
CTGTCACGGGGTTTTCCTTGTGAGGGAGTGCAGCCCCCGGAGCTTGGATCTCATTATGAGTTTCGGCGAACGAATGAGCAACCGGATTATCGCAGCATATGCTGCCTCCAGAGGCGAGGAAGTGTTTTTTGTGGACGCCCGGGAATTGGTGCTCACCGATGACTCCCACGGGGAAGCGGAGGTGCTGTTCGCCGAAAGCTATGAGCGAATCCGCAGCCGCTTTCACAGCCGGGAGGGAACGGGCATAGTGACCGGTTTCATCGCATCGTCCCCCAGGGGAATCACCACAACCCTGGGAAGAAACGGCAGTGATTACAGCGCAGCTATTTTCGGAGCCGCCCTTTCGGCCGATGATATCGAGATCTGGACCGATGTGGACGGGGTTCTCCAGGCTGACCCCAGAGTTGTACCGGGCGCCGGAGTTATCCGGGATTTAAGCGTGGAAGAAGCCATGGAGCTCAGCTATTTCGGCGCCGAGGTCCTGCATCCTTCCACCATGATTCCTGCTGTGGAGGCGGGAATCCCGGTGTGGATAAAAAACACCCTGAATCCTGATGTGCGGGGAACCAGGATAGCTCGGAATGTAAGTTCCGGCCCCGGATTGATTACCGGAATAGCCAGCATCCCCGGTGTGAGTCTGATTAATGTGATCGGCGGGGGAATGGTCGGCAGTAAAGGAACGGCAATGAAGGTGTTTTCCGCATTTGCCCGTGCAGGTGCCAATGCCATAATGATCAGTCAGGCTTCAAGCGAACACAGTATTTGCGTTGTGGTTCGAAGCTCCGAGGCTGCACGGGCGGTCAGGTATTTACGGGAAGCATTGGAGCATGAAATTCGTCACAAGATTATTCAGGAGATCCAGGAGATTGACGGTCTGGAAGTTGTGGCGGTGATCGGAGGCAACATGAGGGGCAAGCCGGGGGTATCAGGACAGCTGTTCCATGCTCTCGGCGGTAAAAATATCAATGTGCTTGCCATTGCTCAGGGATCATCTGAAATGAATATCTCCTTCGTTATCGATGAGAAGGACCATTCAACCTGTCTTAACTGCATTCATACAGCGTTTTTTCCCCAATCACAGGAGTAGTCCATGAAATTTGCATCAACACGTAATCAGAATACAGAGGTCAGCTTCGAACATGCCGTATTTCAGGGACTGGCACCGGACGGCGGACTGTATCACCCGGTGGAGCATGCAGATCTTTCTGAATTGTTTCAGGCGTTCGATGCAGCCACGCCGTTTACTGAGATCGCATCCCGGATTACATCGGCTCTTTTTCCCGGGGAAATTCCGCCGGCGGATGCTCAAAGAATTGCGGAATCCGCTTTTCCCTTTTCACCGGGACTGATAGATATTGAAGATTCAATTTCTCTTCTAGAGCTGTATCATGGTCCCAGCTGTGCGTTCAAGGATTTTGGTGCTTCGTATCTGGCAACGGTGATGGAATATTTCCTCAAAGGCAAGAGCCGGCGGGCGGTAATTCTTACCGCCACCAGCGGCGATACGGGTTCGGCAGTTGCCCAGGCATTTTACGGGAGGGAGCAGATTGATGTGGTAATCCTCTACCCCAGCGGCCGAGTGAGTCCCAGCCAGGAGAAACAGCTCACCAC
It includes:
- a CDS encoding aspartate kinase, with translation MKVMKFGGSSVRDADHIRRAVDIFSASPDTRAVICSAMKGITNDLIDGANRAAAGDESYRDLISAIRIRKLEAIQELFSDIRAAEEMKQAIEAELEELNNICHGVFLVRECSPRSLDLIMSFGERMSNRIIAAYAASRGEEVFFVDARELVLTDDSHGEAEVLFAESYERIRSRFHSREGTGIVTGFIASSPRGITTTLGRNGSDYSAAIFGAALSADDIEIWTDVDGVLQADPRVVPGAGVIRDLSVEEAMELSYFGAEVLHPSTMIPAVEAGIPVWIKNTLNPDVRGTRIARNVSSGPGLITGIASIPGVSLINVIGGGMVGSKGTAMKVFSAFARAGANAIMISQASSEHSICVVVRSSEAARAVRYLREALEHEIRHKIIQEIQEIDGLEVVAVIGGNMRGKPGVSGQLFHALGGKNINVLAIAQGSSEMNISFVIDEKDHSTCLNCIHTAFFPQSQE